Proteins found in one Solitalea lacus genomic segment:
- the rpsR gene encoding 30S ribosomal protein S18, translating into MANQNISYVTPPKVEDNRKKYCRFKKNGIKYIDYKDANFLLKFVNEQGKVLPRRLTGTSLKFQRKVAQAVKRARHIAILPYVTDGLK; encoded by the coding sequence ATGGCTAATCAAAACATTTCATACGTTACTCCTCCAAAAGTTGAGGATAACCGCAAAAAGTACTGCCGTTTCAAGAAAAATGGTATCAAGTACATCGACTACAAAGATGCTAACTTCCTGTTAAAATTTGTTAATGAGCAAGGTAAAGTATTACCTCGTCGTTTAACAGGTACTTCGTTAAAATTCCAACGCAAAGTAGCTCAGGCCGTTAAACGTGCCCGTCATATCGCTATTTTGCCTTACGTAACCGATGGTTTAAAATAA